One window of the Diospyros lotus cultivar Yz01 chromosome 12, ASM1463336v1, whole genome shotgun sequence genome contains the following:
- the LOC127787013 gene encoding probable aquaporin TIP-type RB7-5A, giving the protein MVKLALGSIGDSLSVGSLKAYLAEFIATLLFVFAGVGSALAYNKLTSDAALDPAGLVAVAVAHALALFVGVSMAANISGGHLNPAVTFGLAIGGNITILTGVFYWIAQVFGSIVACLLLEFVTNGMSVPTHAVATGMSKLEGVVMEIVITFGLVYTVYATAADPKKGSLGTIAPIAIGFIVGANILAAGPFSGGSMNPARSSGPAVVAGDFSEIWIYWVGPLIGGGLAGLIYGDIFIGSHDPIPASDAYP; this is encoded by the exons ATGGTTAAGTTGGCTCTTGGCAGCATTGGTGACTCTCTAAGTGTTGGGTCACTGAAGGCTTATCTGGCTGAGTTCATTGCCACCCTTCTCTTTGTCTTTGCTGGTGTTGGATCTGCATTAGCTTACA ATAAGCTCACATCGGATGCAGCCTTGGATCCGGCAGGGCTGGTGGCTGTTGCCGTGGCCCATGCATTGGCGCTCTTCGTGGGGGTGTCCATGGCAGCCAACATCTCCGGCGGCCACCTCAATCCAGCCGTCACCTTTGGTTTGGCCATCGGCGGCAACATCACCATCCTCACCGGCGTCTTCTACTGGATTGCTCAAGTTTTCGGCTCCATTGTCGCTTGTCTACTCCTTGAGTTCGTCACCAACGGCATG AGCGTTCCAACGCACGCGGTGGCTACGGGGATGAGCAAATTGGAGGGGGTGGTGATGGAAATAGTCATCACTTTTGGTCTGGTTTACACAGTCTACGCCACGGCTGCAGACCCCAAGAAGGGCTCGCTCGGAACCATTGCTCCCATAGCAATTGGGTTCATCGTTGGTGCCAACATTTTGGCCGCCGGTCCATTCAGTGGTGGCTCGATGAACCCGGCTCGGTCATCTGGGCCAGCGGTGGTCGCGGGAGACTTCTCGGAGATATGGATCTACTGGGTCGGCCCGCTTATTGGTGGAGGGTTGGCTGGCTTGATATATGGTGACATCTTCATTGGGTCACACGACCCGATCCCAGCCTCCGATGCCTATCCTTAA
- the LOC127787152 gene encoding 60S ribosomal protein L15-like, producing the protein MGAYTYVSELWRKKQSDVMRFLLRVRCWEYRQLPSIVRVTHPTRPDKARRLGYKAKQGYVIYRVRVRRGGRKRPVPKGIVYGKPTNQGVTQLKFQRSKRSVAEERAGRKLGGLKVLNSYWINEDSTYKYYEVILVDAAHNAVRNDPRINWICKPVHKHRELRGLTSAGKKYRGLRGKGHLHHKARPSRRATWKRNNTLSLRRYR; encoded by the exons Atgg GGGCTTACACCTACGTGTCGGAGCTATGGAGGAAGAAGCAATCGGATGTCATGAGGTTTTTGCTTAGAGTGAGGTGCTGGGAGTACCGCCAGCTTCCCTCCATTGTTCGCGTCACTCACCCCACTCGCCCCGACAAGGCTCGTCGTTTGGGTTACAAGGCCAAACAG GGTTATGTGATCTACCGTGTCCGTGTTAGAAGAGGTGGCCGCAAGAGGCCTGTTCCCAAGGGTATTGTGTATGGAAAGCCCACAAACCAGGGTGTTACACAGCTGAAGTTTCAGCGCAGCAAGAGGTCAGTGGCAGAGGAGCGTGCAGGTCGAAAATTGGGTGGCCTTAAAGTTCTCAACTCATACTGGATTAATGAG GATTCAACTTACAAGTACTATGAGGTAATCCTTGTGGATGCTGCACATAATGCAGTGCGGAATGACCCAAGAATCAACTGGATCTGCAAGCCCGTCCATAAGCATAGGGAACTCCGAGGCCTCACATCTGCTGGAAAGAAATACAGAGGTCTGCGTGGAAAGGGACACTTGCATCACAAGGCGCGGCCTTCTCGCAGAGCAACCTGGAAGAGGAACAACACCCTCTCCCTTCGTCGCTATCGCTGA
- the LOC127787151 gene encoding 60S ribosomal protein L15 codes for MGAYTYVSELWRKKQSDVMRFLLRVRCWEYRQLPSIVRVTHPTRPDKARRLGYKAKQGYVVYRVRVRRGGRKRPVPKGIVYGKPTNQGVTQLKFQRSKRSVAEERAGRKLGGLKVLNSYWINEDSTYKYYEVILVDAAHNAVRNDPRINWICKPVHKHRELRGLTSAGKKYRGLRGKGHLHHKARPSRRATWKRNNTLSLRRYR; via the exons Atgg GGGCTTACACTTATGTATCGGAGCTATGGAGGAAGAAGCAATCGGATGTCATGAGGTTTTTGCTTAGAGTGAGGTGCTGGGAGTACCGCCAGCTTCCCTCCATTGTTCGCGTCACTCATCCCACTCGCCCCGACAAGGCTCGCCGTTTGGGTTACAAGGCCAAACAG GGTTATGTGGTCTACCGTGTCCGTGTTAGAAGAGGTGGCCGCAAGAGGCCTGTTCCCAAGGGTATTGTGTATGGGAAGCCCACAAACCAGGGTGTTACACAGCTGAAGTTTCAGCGCAGCAAGAGATCAGTGGCAGAGGAGCGTGCAGGTCGAAAATTGGGTGGCCTTAAAGTTCTCAACTCATACTGGATTAATGAG GATTCAACTTACAAGTACTATGAGGTAATCCTTGTGGATGCTGCACATAATGCAGTGCGGAATGACCCAAGGATCAACTGGATCTGCAAGCCCGTCCATAAGCATAGGGAACTCCGAGGTCTCACTTCTGCTGGAAAGAAATACAGAGGTCTACGTGGAAAGGGGCACTTGCATCACAAGGCGCGGCCTTCTCGCAGAGCAACCTGGAAGAGAAACAACACCCTCTCCCTTCGTCGCTACCGCTAA